In a single window of the Paramisgurnus dabryanus chromosome 23, PD_genome_1.1, whole genome shotgun sequence genome:
- the spi1a gene encoding transcription factor PU.1a: MLHYRMESCVISPLPEEIIPYDHDGRLMYDFYSYLTPEPGTHAENGWEYSSVHAHHSEYEPPQGNCIELSSTPYHYRDVETYHPPVDPGMGPLLPVVPPQYTYVSHHQLYQRSPVPHCSTDDEEPGGRSPPFEVSEGEEDNDRHPGTSSALIGNKRKVRLYQFLLDLLQDGDMRDCIWWVDRERGIFQFSSKHKETLAGRWGQQKGNRKRMTYQKMARALRNYGKTGEVKKVKKKLTYQFSGDVMRRMSVERRQYHH; this comes from the exons ATGTTGCATTACAGAATGGAAAGTTGTGTTATTTCACct TTACCAGAAGAAATAATCCCATACGATCATGACGGTCGGCTGATGTACGACTTCTATTCGTATCTCACTCCTGAACCTGGAACTCATGCTG aaaATGGATGGGAATATTCAAGTGTTCATGCCCATCACAGTGAATATGAACCCCCTCAGGGAAACTGCATTGAGCTGTCCTCCACCCCGTACCACTATAGAGATGTGGAGACCTACCATCCACCTGTAGATCCTGGGATGGGACCCCTTCTGCCTGTAGTTCCTCCACAg TACACTTACGTATCACATCACCAGCTGTACCAACGCTCACCCGTCCCCCACTGCAGCACTGATGATGAGGAACCTGGGGGTCGCAGTCCACCCTTCGAGGTATCAGAGGGTGAAGAGGACAATGACAGACATCCAGGGACGTCCAGTGCTCTGATAG GAAACAAAAGAAAAGTTCGCCTCTATCAGTTCCTTCTGGACCTCCTTCAAGACGGAGACATGCGAGACTGCATCTGGTGGGTGGACAGAGAGCGAGGCATCTTTCAGTTCTCCTCCAAGCACAAGGAGACTCTTGCCGGTCGATGGGGCCAGCAGAAGGGCAACCGCAAGAGGATGACCTATCAGAAGATGGCCAGGGCCCTGCGAAACTACGGCAAGACGGGCGAGGTCAAAAAAGTGAAGAAGAAACTGACGTATCAGTTCAGCGGTGATGTGATGAGGAGGATGTCAGTGGAGAGGCGACAGTATCATCACTGA